A segment of the Acidobacteriota bacterium genome:
TCAGATCTATTGTTTCGGAGCCGTTGAAGATCCATAAGATCGGCGGGAAAGCTGAGCAGAATGCTAAGGTAGAGGATTTGCTCGCAAAGGTTGGGCTTGATCCGAAATACGCCGATCGATATCCTCATGAATTCTCCGGCGGGCAGCGGCAGCGCATCGGTATAGCAAGAGCGTTGGCTTTAAATCCGAAGCTCATCATCTGCGACGAACCCGTTTCGGCGCTAGACGTTTCAGTTCAAGCACAGGTGGTCAATCTGTTACAGGATCTCCAGGACGAATTTGGCCTGACATATTTGTTTATCTCGCATGGATTGGCCGTCGTCGAACATATTTCGGATCGCGTGGCCGTCATGTATCTCGGCAAGATCGTGGAGATCTGCGATGCCGCAGAACTATACGAAAACCCTCAACACCCGTACACAAAAGCTCTCCTTTCGGCCATTCCGATCCCCGATCCAAAGCATAAACGTGACCGAATTGTTCTAACGGGCGACGTGCCGACGCCGATAAATCCGCCGTCGGGCTGCCGGTTCCGGACTCGTTGCCCGATCGCGATCGAAGAATGCTCAAGGGTGGACCCGGAACTCAGAGAGATAACCCCAGGTCATTTTGCCGCGTGCATACGTATCGGGGAATAGCTTCTATTTATTTGAAACGTACTGTATTTAGAAGACGTATAGTGTTTGTAATCAACGAAAGCACCTCTTGATCGGCAGTATTATTTTGACCGTACTTTGAATTCAGAAACAAAGGAGAACGTCTATGAGTGAAGAGAATACATCCGGGTCGCAGGCTCCGCCGCCTGAATGGCAGACACCGCCTCCGCCGGAAAAGATCACGGCAACCGATGGCGAAACTGCGCAAATGTCTGAGATTGGTACGATAGCCAATATTTTCATCGAGCCGGGGAACACGTTTGAGGATCTGCGCCGGAAACCAAGGTTCATTCTTGGGGGACTGCTTCTTGTGTTACTGTTCTCGGTGTTCCAGATCGCTTTTGTCGAGAAGATCGGCCTCGAAACGATCGTTCGCAGTCGAATCGAATCAAGTTCGCGCACTTCCGACCTCTCCAAGGAAGCAAAGGATACCATCGTTCAGCAACAGGCAGGCCCGATCGCAAAATACATAACATACGGCGCAACACCGATAGTTATGATCATTGTCTTTCTGATCGGCGGGCTTCTCTATTGGCTTGGTGCGAACGCGATGGGCGGCTCAGCGACCTTCCTTCGAGGATTGGCGGTCTGGATATACTCGTCAATTCCGGCAACCCTTCTCTTCACGCTTACGAACTTACTCGTGTTGTTCTTAAAGAATCCGGATGACATAGACATTGGGCGTTCGCAGCAGGGTT
Coding sequences within it:
- a CDS encoding dipeptide ABC transporter ATP-binding protein, with amino-acid sequence MTETAVKAKSEYLVQVKDLVKHFPVENSDDVVQAVDDVSFDIIAGETLGLVGESGCGKSTVGRCLLRLHEPTSGEVWFEGKNIIGLGNNEMQGLRREMQIIFQDPYASLNPRLSIRSIVSEPLKIHKIGGKAEQNAKVEDLLAKVGLDPKYADRYPHEFSGGQRQRIGIARALALNPKLIICDEPVSALDVSVQAQVVNLLQDLQDEFGLTYLFISHGLAVVEHISDRVAVMYLGKIVEICDAAELYENPQHPYTKALLSAIPIPDPKHKRDRIVLTGDVPTPINPPSGCRFRTRCPIAIEECSRVDPELREITPGHFAACIRIGE
- a CDS encoding YIP1 family protein gives rise to the protein MSEENTSGSQAPPPEWQTPPPPEKITATDGETAQMSEIGTIANIFIEPGNTFEDLRRKPRFILGGLLLVLLFSVFQIAFVEKIGLETIVRSRIESSSRTSDLSKEAKDTIVQQQAGPIAKYITYGATPIVMIIVFLIGGLLYWLGANAMGGSATFLRGLAVWIYSSIPATLLFTLTNLLVLFLKNPDDIDIGRSQQGLIQANPGFFLDAKAQPVLTALVSSLDLFAIIGWVFAAIGLQKIGKISSGAAWAIVLILALVGVTFKVVAALVF